One window of Leifsonia sp. AK011 genomic DNA carries:
- a CDS encoding SdrD B-like domain-containing protein, whose amino-acid sequence MPRAHTPHSRIATATALTVSAILAGTLAASPAYAAATLQLTLTQTTGTAPFDATAAAGNDVSGSDEIVRTNDTVAYKVGIRYEGDEAQTNPTITFTLPQGEELVSLPPFCLSGSSVTPATVGAPVLPLSATSYLSLPQQTVVCRVNGESPGTSLDYTFTAKVRTEVPNGTVLGPVSASAVSTQVTTPVVSPEVSHSVSSAPKYDLSKRSASTTENTGPLYQATQPCSFDVSRTCMAVLFPLTITAPNNAKGVSPLVATAANPITFTDDISPDAFYGPGTTSSAAWLAASDPMTKYAPRLTYCDILRASGNLLPGTTGGGSTAVSNSGTVTCTQPGGLGTPVNVSIVGADTSAYSVPTRSSDNTSALPADLAYVVSTSFYMEIPTDAILDLGINSNNIWTLNWENTFGELSGVDISGQPNVDPVPENNNRVGQSTLRNAGSYDKFFTGLYGDPANTPGSQYSLNIFDGPPGSGLAHDGNTVVLPGQTVMSTLYYVHYIPPGSGTTYSRTTLVCDAWDPAAFALAPGTYRGFQDKLNSGGDAAFVWGFYYNAQYQTSLAELDNLSIQYSSGAFGPGADSACDNGIWYDDPAAVPGAVLQPDGTYSGVNRVRATFSDKASPNGDLTAIGIDIALRVLDNYEVGDHLPNYTAQKLVEGVLTPSQIIASDVDTTLSAYDFEANTGKFGDRLILGAAIARLTKEVRNPSTGEFTGTAVPQYTAGNTVDYRLTPTLTADVPAGTFSDVVVEDCLPAYQQFVSSVRGSGAAITPEVVASSSPVDADLSCAEGETYIRWNLGSNEIGSEIDPIIYTVQLLETVRNGTYTNVALVSADGDPSAATLRDDTAQIQVIVPTGIKIAKSTPQTIVELNPTGVTIPRQLEWNIEFANIDSPTDVSDVDVIDVLPSDGLGGSDFTGTLALTSVSTTGTGIQTLWTSRPSAQLSADPLDASNLASGATVWCDGTTVVSGNGTSAECPTSIADVTGLRFLRAGDFEPEDAFGANIVMVPSSNAGGDVYVNITSGRADGVSQQVGPASRAIEIIESSIGDFVWEDLNANGIQDEGEPGIAGFPVSISGTDVDGNVVSRSTVTDANGRYSFPGLASGSYRVTFDPEALDSNSMFSPQDQGTDDTVDSDGDPVTGQTGIITLLPDTSDPTWDQGVIIDRDVQLSVAKRLVSSTEPDANRKVTVTYEIVVANAGTASSEYTLEDELQYGGGITVDAATVSNTGPGGIPTEADWDGVTQYEVAADVPIAGEATHTYEVVVEATLATTVTEASADCVLTSTESGTGYLNTAILTFEDTVVDDSACGEPPVTPVGPVPPAKPLAFTGAEAPILGALAGLALVLAGLGLYVARRRRRESI is encoded by the coding sequence ATGCCGCGCGCCCACACTCCTCACTCCCGAATCGCCACCGCAACAGCACTGACCGTCTCCGCGATCCTCGCCGGGACGCTGGCCGCCTCGCCGGCCTACGCTGCAGCAACGCTGCAGCTGACGCTCACCCAGACCACGGGAACAGCCCCGTTCGACGCAACCGCCGCAGCAGGCAACGACGTCAGTGGTTCGGACGAGATCGTGCGCACCAATGACACGGTCGCGTACAAGGTGGGTATCCGCTACGAGGGCGACGAAGCCCAGACCAATCCCACGATCACCTTCACCCTCCCGCAGGGCGAAGAGCTGGTCTCGCTGCCCCCGTTCTGTCTCTCCGGGTCATCCGTCACGCCAGCAACGGTGGGCGCGCCGGTGCTCCCCCTCAGCGCGACGTCGTACCTCTCCCTTCCGCAGCAGACGGTCGTGTGTCGCGTCAATGGTGAGAGCCCCGGCACGTCTCTCGATTACACCTTCACGGCGAAGGTCCGCACCGAGGTGCCCAACGGCACCGTGCTCGGCCCGGTCTCTGCTTCTGCGGTGAGCACTCAGGTCACAACCCCGGTGGTCTCGCCTGAGGTTTCTCACAGCGTGAGTTCGGCTCCGAAATATGACCTCTCCAAGCGCAGCGCATCGACCACCGAGAACACTGGGCCGCTCTACCAGGCGACCCAGCCTTGCAGCTTTGACGTCTCCCGCACCTGCATGGCAGTGCTCTTTCCGCTCACCATCACGGCGCCGAACAACGCGAAGGGCGTTTCGCCGCTCGTAGCGACCGCGGCGAACCCGATCACCTTCACCGACGACATCTCACCCGACGCCTTCTACGGCCCTGGCACGACAAGCTCCGCAGCATGGCTGGCAGCTTCGGACCCGATGACCAAGTACGCCCCCAGGCTCACCTACTGCGACATCCTGAGAGCGAGCGGGAATCTCCTGCCCGGTACAACGGGGGGTGGGTCTACTGCCGTCAGCAACAGCGGCACGGTCACCTGCACCCAGCCCGGCGGACTCGGCACCCCGGTCAACGTCAGCATCGTCGGCGCCGATACGTCGGCCTATTCGGTTCCGACTCGGAGCTCCGACAACACGAGTGCCCTGCCGGCGGATCTCGCGTACGTTGTCTCGACCTCCTTCTACATGGAGATCCCGACCGACGCGATCCTCGATCTCGGAATCAACTCCAACAACATCTGGACTCTCAATTGGGAGAACACCTTCGGTGAGCTCTCCGGCGTGGACATCAGCGGTCAGCCCAATGTCGACCCCGTGCCCGAGAACAACAATCGCGTCGGCCAGTCGACCCTTCGCAATGCGGGCAGCTACGACAAGTTCTTCACCGGGCTGTACGGTGACCCCGCCAACACGCCCGGTTCCCAGTACAGTCTCAACATCTTCGATGGTCCGCCCGGGTCGGGGCTCGCTCACGACGGCAACACGGTGGTTCTTCCCGGGCAGACCGTCATGAGCACCCTGTACTACGTCCACTACATTCCACCGGGCTCCGGCACCACCTACTCACGCACGACATTGGTGTGTGACGCTTGGGATCCAGCGGCGTTCGCCCTCGCGCCCGGCACGTACCGCGGATTCCAGGACAAACTGAACTCCGGCGGCGACGCGGCGTTCGTGTGGGGTTTCTACTACAACGCGCAGTACCAGACGAGCCTCGCTGAGCTCGACAACCTCAGCATCCAGTACAGCTCTGGCGCCTTCGGTCCGGGAGCGGACTCGGCCTGTGACAACGGCATCTGGTACGACGACCCCGCTGCTGTACCCGGAGCCGTTCTCCAGCCGGATGGCACGTACTCAGGCGTCAACCGGGTGCGAGCCACCTTCTCCGACAAGGCGTCGCCCAACGGGGACCTCACGGCGATCGGAATCGACATCGCTCTTCGTGTGCTCGACAACTACGAGGTCGGCGATCATCTGCCCAACTACACGGCGCAGAAGCTCGTCGAGGGTGTTCTCACGCCGTCGCAGATCATCGCCTCCGACGTGGACACCACCCTCTCTGCCTACGACTTCGAAGCGAACACGGGCAAGTTCGGTGACCGCCTGATTCTCGGCGCGGCTATCGCCCGCCTCACCAAGGAGGTGCGCAACCCGAGCACCGGCGAGTTCACCGGGACTGCGGTACCGCAGTACACCGCGGGAAACACCGTCGACTACCGCCTCACGCCCACTCTGACCGCGGATGTGCCGGCCGGTACGTTCTCCGATGTGGTCGTCGAGGACTGTCTTCCGGCATACCAGCAGTTCGTATCGTCTGTACGGGGAAGCGGTGCCGCCATAACCCCTGAGGTTGTCGCGAGCAGCAGCCCGGTCGATGCCGATCTCAGCTGCGCGGAGGGCGAGACGTACATTCGCTGGAATCTCGGCTCCAACGAGATCGGCTCGGAGATCGACCCGATCATCTACACGGTTCAGCTGCTCGAGACGGTGCGGAATGGAACCTACACGAACGTGGCGCTCGTGAGCGCGGACGGCGACCCCTCCGCCGCAACGCTGCGGGACGACACGGCACAGATCCAGGTGATCGTGCCGACGGGCATCAAGATCGCGAAGTCGACGCCTCAGACGATCGTGGAACTCAACCCCACCGGGGTCACGATTCCGCGACAACTCGAGTGGAACATCGAGTTCGCCAACATCGATTCCCCCACGGATGTCTCCGACGTCGACGTGATCGACGTGCTCCCGTCCGACGGCCTCGGGGGCAGTGACTTCACGGGTACCCTGGCGCTCACGAGCGTGTCGACGACGGGCACCGGCATTCAGACCCTGTGGACATCGCGCCCGAGTGCGCAGCTCAGCGCCGATCCCCTGGATGCCTCGAACCTCGCTAGCGGCGCGACGGTCTGGTGTGACGGCACCACCGTTGTCTCCGGCAACGGCACGAGCGCCGAGTGCCCGACGTCGATCGCAGACGTCACGGGTCTGCGCTTCCTGCGCGCTGGCGACTTCGAGCCGGAGGATGCCTTCGGCGCGAACATCGTGATGGTTCCCTCGAGCAACGCCGGCGGTGATGTCTACGTCAACATCACGTCGGGTCGAGCTGACGGGGTCTCGCAGCAGGTTGGACCGGCTTCACGCGCGATCGAGATCATCGAGTCATCCATTGGTGACTTTGTCTGGGAGGACCTGAACGCGAACGGTATCCAGGACGAGGGTGAGCCCGGGATCGCCGGATTCCCCGTGAGCATCTCGGGAACGGACGTCGACGGAAACGTCGTGTCCCGCAGCACGGTCACCGACGCGAATGGGCGTTACTCGTTCCCGGGCCTGGCAAGCGGCTCCTACCGGGTCACCTTCGACCCCGAGGCGCTGGACTCGAACAGCATGTTCAGCCCGCAGGACCAGGGAACGGATGACACGGTCGACTCCGACGGTGACCCCGTCACGGGCCAGACCGGCATCATCACGCTCCTCCCTGACACCAGTGATCCCACGTGGGACCAGGGTGTGATCATCGATCGCGACGTGCAGCTGAGCGTGGCAAAGCGTCTCGTCTCCAGCACCGAGCCCGACGCGAACCGTAAGGTGACCGTGACGTACGAGATCGTCGTCGCCAATGCCGGCACCGCGTCGAGCGAATACACCCTCGAGGACGAGCTCCAGTACGGCGGCGGGATCACTGTGGATGCAGCGACTGTGAGCAACACTGGCCCGGGTGGCATCCCCACCGAAGCCGACTGGGACGGTGTCACGCAATACGAGGTCGCGGCCGATGTGCCGATCGCGGGCGAGGCGACCCATACGTATGAGGTCGTGGTCGAGGCGACACTCGCGACGACGGTGACCGAGGCGTCGGCAGACTGCGTGCTCACTTCGACCGAATCGGGCACGGGCTACCTCAACACCGCGATTCTCACTTTCGAGGACACGGTGGTGGACGACAGCGCCTGCGGCGAGCCGCCCGTGACGCCGGTGGGCCCGGTACCTCCGGCGAAGCCGCTCGCCTTCACAGGTGCGGAGGCGCCGATCCTCGGCGCGCTAGCCGGCCTCGCGCTCGTTCTCGCCGGTCTCGGTTTGTACGTCGCCCGTCGTCGTCGCCGCGAGTCCATCTAG
- a CDS encoding MOSC domain-containing protein, with translation MSRVRSVNIGAPQPNPHKQTRATGINKLPQSGAVEVRAPGPKGIGLGSGLVGDYIGDGRHHGGDAQAVYSFTREDLDAWEERLGRTLTDGFFGENLTTEGYDVNEARLGEIWQIGDAVQLKVTSPRLPCSTFRGWVDEKGWLRTFTLAARPGAYLSVVQPGFIRSGDELSVIHRPDHDVTISLVYRALTTERELLPGLLAAGDDLDDETREAIEENAKFDAG, from the coding sequence ATGTCACGCGTCCGCTCGGTCAACATCGGTGCCCCGCAGCCCAATCCGCACAAGCAGACGCGGGCCACGGGCATCAACAAGCTTCCCCAGTCGGGTGCCGTCGAGGTGCGCGCCCCCGGACCGAAGGGCATCGGCCTCGGCAGCGGCCTGGTCGGCGACTACATCGGCGACGGTAGGCACCACGGTGGTGACGCGCAGGCCGTGTACTCGTTCACGCGCGAGGACCTCGACGCGTGGGAGGAGCGGCTGGGGCGCACCCTCACCGACGGGTTCTTCGGTGAGAACCTCACGACCGAGGGCTACGACGTCAACGAGGCGCGGCTGGGCGAGATCTGGCAGATCGGCGACGCGGTCCAGCTGAAGGTCACGAGTCCGCGGTTGCCGTGCTCGACGTTCCGCGGGTGGGTGGACGAGAAAGGTTGGCTGCGGACGTTCACCCTTGCGGCCCGGCCGGGGGCCTACCTGAGTGTGGTGCAGCCCGGGTTTATCCGGTCGGGCGATGAGCTCAGCGTCATCCATCGCCCGGACCACGATGTGACGATCTCGCTGGTCTACCGCGCCCTCACGACCGAGCGCGAGTTGCTGCCGGGCCTGCTCGCCGCGGGCGACGACCTCGACGACGAGACCCGCGAGGCGATCGAGGAGAACGCCAAGTTCGACGCCGGGTAG
- a CDS encoding TspO/MBR family protein encodes MRQPKDVLRQFVVISTAVFAVIASFVGSGAAGGTPIQDAAGGALAADATLIAPATPAFSVWSVIYLGLLAYAVWQALPRQASAERHRRLGYWVAASLVLNGLWILSIQYDLLGLSVPIIVVLLAVLIQTFRQAVQYPPAGALDAALTDVPIGLYLGWVCVATAANITAWLVAIGFTGFGLPPEVWSVTVIVVAVAAGVLLALVSRGRFSQSLTLAWGLSWLAVGRLVGEPASVVTGVAAIVGVVVVLAVTAALRVRASRAA; translated from the coding sequence ATGCGCCAGCCCAAGGATGTGCTCCGTCAGTTCGTCGTCATCTCGACCGCCGTGTTCGCCGTCATCGCGTCCTTCGTCGGCTCCGGCGCCGCGGGTGGAACCCCGATCCAGGATGCCGCGGGCGGGGCGCTCGCGGCCGATGCAACCCTCATCGCGCCGGCCACGCCCGCATTCTCAGTGTGGTCCGTCATCTACCTAGGTCTGCTCGCCTACGCCGTGTGGCAAGCGCTCCCGCGGCAGGCTTCCGCTGAGCGGCATCGGCGGCTCGGGTACTGGGTCGCGGCATCCCTCGTGCTCAACGGGCTGTGGATCCTCAGCATCCAGTACGACCTGCTGGGGCTGAGTGTGCCCATCATCGTCGTGCTGCTGGCGGTGCTGATCCAGACGTTCCGGCAGGCGGTGCAGTACCCGCCGGCCGGTGCCCTCGACGCGGCGCTGACGGATGTGCCGATCGGCCTGTATCTCGGCTGGGTCTGCGTCGCGACCGCCGCCAACATCACGGCGTGGCTCGTGGCGATCGGCTTCACCGGGTTCGGCCTGCCCCCGGAGGTGTGGTCGGTCACGGTGATCGTGGTGGCCGTCGCCGCGGGTGTGCTGCTCGCGCTCGTCAGCCGCGGACGCTTCTCGCAGTCGCTCACGCTCGCGTGGGGGCTGTCCTGGCTCGCCGTCGGGCGCCTCGTCGGCGAGCCGGCCTCGGTGGTGACGGGGGTAGCGGCGATCGTGGGTGTGGTCGTGGTGCTCGCGGTGACCGCGGCGCTCCGAGTGCGGGCATCCCGCGCTGCCTGA
- a CDS encoding neutral zinc metallopeptidase, whose product MTFNDNAKIDTSRVSRRGRTTGIAVGGGGALLVVGLFLLSQFLGVDLTGLAGGTGQDQGPAESIGECTGADANADLDCRIAGAADSLDTYWSEELPTFGVDYRTTNIELFTGQVSTACGGATSAVGPFYCPPDETIYIDTSFYDELQSRFGSSGGPLAQMYVVAHEWGHHIQNITGIMNGLDTSDTGPTSDAVRLELQADCFAGAWVGAAPEIRDDQGVAFLEPVTDQEIADALSAASAVGDDRIQESTSGQVNPEAWTHGSSEMRQRWFTAGLEGGPNACNTFDANVSL is encoded by the coding sequence ATGACGTTCAACGACAACGCGAAGATCGACACGAGCCGCGTCAGTCGGCGCGGCCGCACCACGGGTATCGCCGTGGGTGGCGGTGGCGCACTCCTCGTTGTCGGTCTGTTCCTGTTGTCGCAGTTCCTGGGCGTCGACCTGACGGGTCTCGCCGGGGGCACCGGCCAGGACCAGGGGCCGGCCGAGAGCATCGGCGAGTGCACGGGTGCCGATGCCAACGCCGACCTTGACTGCCGCATTGCGGGCGCGGCCGACTCCCTCGACACCTACTGGTCGGAGGAGCTTCCCACCTTCGGCGTGGACTACCGCACCACGAACATCGAGCTCTTCACCGGCCAGGTGAGCACGGCCTGCGGCGGTGCCACGAGCGCGGTCGGCCCGTTCTACTGCCCGCCAGACGAGACCATCTATATCGACACGAGTTTCTACGACGAGCTGCAGTCGCGCTTCGGGTCGTCCGGCGGCCCGCTAGCCCAGATGTATGTCGTCGCCCACGAGTGGGGTCACCACATCCAGAACATCACGGGCATCATGAACGGTCTCGACACGAGCGACACCGGCCCGACGTCCGATGCGGTGCGACTCGAATTGCAGGCCGACTGCTTCGCCGGCGCATGGGTGGGTGCGGCTCCCGAGATCCGCGACGACCAGGGCGTCGCCTTCCTGGAGCCCGTGACCGACCAGGAGATCGCGGATGCCCTGAGCGCTGCATCCGCCGTGGGGGACGACCGCATCCAGGAGTCGACCTCCGGCCAGGTCAACCCCGAGGCCTGGACTCACGGTTCGAGCGAGATGCGCCAGCGCTGGTTCACCGCGGGGCTCGAGGGCGGGCCGAACGCGTGCAACACCTTCGACGCGAACGTCTCGCTGTAG
- the glsA gene encoding glutaminase A codes for MTDEKLSDEPQGKTDLKGEPILEALREVLAEARELDGGEVASYIPQLSSADPSQVGLALVGVYGRTFEAGDSRVPFTIQSVSKPFVYALALEKLGIESVMERVGVEPSGEPFNAISLDADSGRPMNPMINAGAIVVASLVSDDEILEGLGAFAGHPLEVDDAVLQSELETGHRNRALAHLALAAGVLGSTVDEATERYFRQCSLIVTALDVATMAATLANAGRNPLTDEQVVSETVARWTCAVMASCGMYDASGDWLARVGLPAKSGVGGGIVAVDPGVFGVGTFSAPLDAQGNSVRGRAMLTSLSRSYGLHAFAHPTVKFQPPE; via the coding sequence ATGACCGACGAGAAGCTGAGCGACGAGCCCCAGGGCAAGACCGACCTCAAGGGCGAACCCATTCTCGAAGCCCTGCGTGAGGTTCTCGCCGAGGCCCGGGAGCTCGACGGCGGAGAGGTCGCCTCGTACATTCCCCAGCTCTCGTCGGCGGATCCCAGCCAGGTCGGTCTCGCTCTCGTCGGCGTCTACGGTCGCACCTTCGAGGCTGGCGACTCGCGCGTGCCGTTCACGATCCAGTCCGTGTCCAAGCCGTTCGTCTATGCGCTCGCGCTCGAGAAGCTCGGCATCGAGTCCGTCATGGAGAGGGTGGGGGTCGAGCCGAGCGGCGAGCCGTTCAATGCGATCAGCCTCGACGCCGACAGCGGGCGGCCGATGAACCCGATGATCAACGCGGGAGCCATCGTCGTGGCATCCCTCGTCTCGGACGACGAGATCCTCGAGGGTCTCGGGGCGTTCGCGGGGCACCCGCTCGAGGTGGATGACGCGGTGCTCCAGTCCGAGCTCGAGACGGGTCATCGCAACCGAGCGCTCGCCCACCTCGCCCTTGCCGCCGGCGTGCTCGGTTCCACGGTCGACGAGGCGACGGAGCGCTACTTCCGTCAGTGCTCCCTCATCGTCACGGCCCTGGATGTCGCGACGATGGCGGCCACGCTCGCCAACGCCGGCCGCAACCCGCTGACCGACGAGCAGGTGGTGAGCGAGACGGTCGCCCGGTGGACCTGCGCGGTCATGGCCTCCTGCGGCATGTACGACGCGTCGGGGGACTGGCTTGCGCGCGTCGGGCTGCCGGCCAAGAGCGGTGTCGGCGGCGGGATCGTCGCTGTCGACCCTGGGGTCTTCGGCGTCGGCACGTTCAGTGCCCCGCTCGATGCCCAGGGCAACAGCGTGCGCGGGCGGGCGATGCTCACGTCGCTCTCGCGGAGTTACGGCCTACACGCGTTCGCGCATCCGACCGTCAAGTTCCAGCCGCCGGAGTAG
- a CDS encoding putative zinc-binding metallopeptidase, with translation MTPRCPNCASFAFLDWHECEHCGATLGYRFSSLSFLQTMDGVATEGDETWRHCANRDWGCNWLVADSEDAARCFSCRLSRTLPPRDDTIAWEKLRDTGIAKRRLLVQLAELELPITPFYEQEGGLGFDLLSSFSGTRVMIGHANGIITLDLAETVDDYRETLRVRLGEPYRTMLGHLRHEVGHYYQQVLLRDEAAWDGCRALFGDERASYQDAISRHYAQGAPAGWEASFISEYATMHPWEDFAETFAHYLHITGTLATAAAAGVVLDASRVPGIVEHDVVPLTDYREAGIERMLDDWHWLSLMFNRVNRAMGHRDLYPFTLEPPVVEKLTYVHGLVVGASSTPAAGT, from the coding sequence GTGACCCCCCGATGCCCGAACTGCGCGAGCTTCGCCTTTCTCGATTGGCACGAATGCGAGCACTGTGGAGCCACTCTCGGCTACCGCTTCTCGTCGCTGAGCTTCCTGCAGACGATGGACGGCGTCGCCACCGAGGGCGACGAGACGTGGCGTCACTGCGCGAACCGGGACTGGGGATGCAACTGGCTCGTCGCCGACAGCGAGGATGCCGCCCGCTGCTTCTCCTGTCGCCTCAGCCGCACCCTGCCTCCGCGGGACGACACGATCGCGTGGGAGAAGCTCCGCGACACGGGCATCGCGAAGCGTCGACTCCTCGTGCAGCTCGCCGAGCTCGAGCTGCCGATCACCCCGTTCTACGAGCAGGAGGGCGGCCTCGGGTTCGACCTGCTCTCGAGCTTCAGCGGCACTCGCGTCATGATCGGCCACGCCAACGGCATCATCACGCTCGACCTCGCCGAGACCGTTGATGACTACCGCGAGACACTGCGGGTGCGACTGGGCGAGCCGTACCGCACGATGCTCGGGCACCTGCGCCACGAGGTGGGCCACTACTACCAGCAGGTGCTGCTGCGCGATGAGGCCGCCTGGGATGGATGCCGCGCGCTCTTCGGCGACGAGCGAGCCAGCTACCAGGATGCGATAAGCCGCCACTACGCGCAGGGTGCGCCAGCGGGGTGGGAGGCATCCTTCATCTCGGAGTACGCCACCATGCACCCGTGGGAGGACTTCGCGGAGACCTTCGCGCACTACCTGCACATCACGGGAACGCTCGCGACAGCGGCTGCAGCAGGGGTGGTGCTGGACGCGAGCCGGGTGCCCGGGATCGTCGAGCACGACGTGGTTCCCCTCACCGACTATCGCGAGGCCGGGATCGAGCGGATGCTCGACGACTGGCACTGGCTCTCACTCATGTTCAACCGCGTCAACCGCGCGATGGGCCACCGCGACCTGTACCCGTTCACGCTCGAGCCCCCGGTCGTGGAGAAACTCACCTACGTCCACGGACTCGTGGTGGGTGCCTCGTCTACTCCGGCGGCTGGAACTTGA